A stretch of DNA from Candidatus Eremiobacterota bacterium:
CGGCTACCACGCGCCGACGGTCTACTTCCCGCTGATCGTCCCGGAATGCCTGATGATCGAGCCGACCGAGACGGAATCGAAGGAGACGCTCGACGAGTTCATCGCCGCGCTGCGCGAGATCGTCACCACCGCCAAGGCCGACCCCGAAAAGATCCTCGAAACGCCGGTCAACACCGCGGTCGGCCGCATCGACGAGACCCGCGCCGCCCGCCAGCCCGATTTACGATGGCGGCCGCCGCAAACGCCCTGAGCGGTCAGCCGCGGCAGCGCTGGGCGATCGGGAGGAACGTTTTCGCGGACTGGTTCTCGTAGTAGCGCACGACGTTCGACATGTCGCCGCTCCACTGGTTCATCACTTGCTTGTCGCTCAGGTTGTTGCCGAGCAGCACCGGCATCCCGGGCGGCGCGGTCAGCGCGGGGAGCGGCTGCGCCGTCGCTTGCATCTGCGGGATGCGGCTGTTCCCGCCGAACGCCGAGGTCGAGGTGTCGATCCCGTTCTTCGCGATCGCGACGCGCTGCCGCATGACGAACTCGTTCAAGGTGTACGCGCGGCTGGCGACCGCTTCGTAGAGCTCCTCGAGCGCGCGCTTCTCGGCGACCACGTCGGCATCGCCGGTGTTGCGGAAGCGCGGATCGCCCAAGGCCTTGCTGATGGTTTGCGCTTCCTCCATCAGCTTCGTCGCGTCGCCGTCGATCCGCGCCAGCGCGGACTCGCGGTAGATGTCGGCCCGGTGCAGCGGGTCGGAGACGAGCTCGGCGTAGTCCGGCAGCCGCTTGCGCGTCTGCTCGAACGTGACGTCGGAACGCCGCGCGGCGGCGAACGAGGGGATGATCAGGTCGCGCATTGCCGCGCAGGCGGGCGTTGCCGAGCGGACGCGGCCGATGTTCGGCAGCGGCGGCGCGGTCGAGCCGGGCGCGGCGAACGGCTCCAGCGTTCCGAGCGGGAACGGCGTCGGCGTCGGCGCGGCGGCCAGCGCGACCATGAGAGCGACGGAAGAGGCGAGAGCGTGCACGCCGCTTCTTTCCACGAAGGCGCGCCGCCGCACCTCGGGAAGTGCGCGGCATGAACCGTGCCGACTTGCTCAAGAGCGCGTCGCTCTCGTGTAGTGCGCTCGCGCTTTCCGAGGGAGCGACCGTCGTCGCGGCCGACGCTGCCGCCGGCACGGCTGCCGACGCGGAGCTGAACCAGCTGCTGGCCGAGGACCGGCGCGACTTCTACCGCCGTCATCCCGAAACGGCGTCGCTCGAAGGCGACCGCTCGGGCGACGACCGCTGGGACGACCCGTCCGAAGCGGCCGCCGCCGCGGAGGCCGAGCACCAGCGCGGCGTTCTCGCGCGGCTCGCGCGCTTCGACCGGGCGCGCCTCTCGGAGACGGGCCGCACCAACCTCGAGCTGTACGCCGAGCAGTTGCGCGACGGCGTTCAAGGCTACGAGCTCAAGACGTACCTGTTCGCGCTCAACCAGCGCGGCGGCGTGCAGACCGACGTCGCCCTGGTCGACAGCTTGCCGTTCGCGACCGCGCACGACTACGAAGCGTGGGCGGCGCGCGTCGACGCCTGGCCGCACAAGGTCGACGCGACGGTCGGCGTGCTGCGCGAGGCGATCGCGCGCCGGATGCTGTGGCCGCGCGTGGTGATGGAACGCGTCCCGGCGCAAATCGACCGCCAGCTCGTCGCGCCGGAGCAGCACCCGTTCTTCGCGCCGTTCGCGCGCGTTCCGGCGAGCGTGCCGGCCGCCTCGGCGGCGAGCTTGCGCCAGCGCGTGCGCGCGTCGATTGCACACGGCGTGATTCCGGCGCTGCGCCGGCTGCGCGCGTTTTTCACCGACGCGTATCTGCCGGCGGCGCCGAGCGAGGTCGGGCTCGCGCGCGTTCCGAACGGCGAAGCGATCTACGCGTACCTCACGCGCGTCAACACCACGACGGCGCTGGCGCCGCGCGCGATCCACGAGCTCGGGCTGCGCGAGGTCGCGCGCATCCGCGGCGAGATGGAAGCGGTCGCGCCGCGCACCGGCTACTCCGGCTCGCTGCAAGCGGTCTTCGCGGCGATGCGCGCCGATCCGAAGAACTACCACCAGAACGCCGACGAGCTGCTGCTGGCATACCGCGCGCTCGCCAAGCGCATCGATCCGGAGCTGGTGCGGTTCTTCCACGTGCTGCCGCGGATGCCGTACGGCGTCACGCCGATCCCGGCCGCGATCGCGCCCGACGCGACGACCGCGTACTACCAGCCGGGCGCGCTCGACGGCACGCGCGCCGGGATGTACAACGTGAACCTGTACCGCCCCGACCAGCGGCCGATCTACGAGATGCCGGTGCTGACGCTGCACGAAGCCGTGCCGGGACACCACTTGCAGTTCGCGCTCGCCGCCGAGCTCGGCGCGCTGCCGGAGTTTCGCCGCGCGGCGTACTACGTCGGTTACTCCGAAGGCTGGGGTTTGTACGCCGAGTCGCTCGGCGACGCGTTCGGCTTGTACGACGATCCGAAGGCGAAGCTGGGCGCGCTCAGCTACGAGATGTGGCGCGCGGTGCGGCTCGTGGTCGACACCGGAATGCACGCGTTCGGCTGGTCGCGCGACCGCGCGATCGCGTATTTTCTCGACAACGCCGCGAAGACCAAGCTCGACGTCGTCAACGAGATCGACCGCTACGTCACCGATCCCGGTCAGGCGCTCGCGTACAAGATCGGCCAGCTGAAGCTGTTGGAGCTGCGCGAGCGCGCGCGCCGGCGGCTCGGCGCGCGCTTCGACCTGCGCGACTTCCACGGCGTCGTCCTGGGCGCGGGCTCGCTCCCGCTCGACGTCCTGGAGCGCCGCGTCGACGCCTGGCTCGCGGAGCCCCGGCCGGTCCGGACGGCGTGACGAAATTTCACCGTTCTCCTCGCGGAGAATGCGGAGCAGGCGTCGTATTACCCGGACATGGCTAGGCGCCCGACGCCGACTCTTACCGAGGCCGAGTACCGCCTCATGGACATCTTGTGGGACCTCGGCAACGCCACGGTCTCCGACGTGCACGCGCGGCTCGAAGACCGCCCCATCGCGTACACGACCGTCCTCTCGACGCTGACGATCCTCGAGCGCAAGGGGTACGTCAAGCACACGACCCGCGGGAAGGCGAACGTCTACAAGCCGCGCGTCGAGCGCGACGCCGCCCGCCGCACCGTCGTCGAGAACGTCCTGGCGACGTTCTTCAACGGCTCGCCGCGCGCGCTGATGCTCAACCTGCTCGACTGCGAGCGGCTCAGTCCGGACGAGGAGCGGCGGCTGCGCACGCTGCTCGAGGCCGAAGCCTGAACGCATCGGCTGCGGCGCTCGCCGGGCTCGCCGCCCTCGCCGCCAGCGTCCCCATCGCCGCCGGCGGGTTGTTCGCCGCCCGGCCGTTCCGGCTCGCCGCGACCCGCTACCGCGTCCTCGCGGCAGCGTTCTCGATCGCCGCCGCCGTCGGGCCGCTGGCGTTCGCCGCCGCCCGGCTTCGCGCGGCGGCGCCCTCGGGCGGCCAGGCCGCCGCGGCCGGCGTCCTTTCCCTCGCAGCGCTGCCGGCGGTGCTGCTGGTCGGGCTGATCGCGGCCGGGCTGCTGTTCGTGCTGGGGCTCGACGTGGTGCGGCTGCGCCGGGTGAAGCGCGGCGCGCTCCCGCTCGGCTCGGTGGCGGTGCGCCGCGCCCGCATCGGCACCTCGCGGACCGTCGCGACGCCGACCGCGATCGGCTACCTGCACCCCGCCGTCGTCCTGCCCGACGGGTTCCGTGACCGGGTCGACGCCAGCGAGTGGGAAGCCGTCCTCGCGCACGAATGCGCGCACCTCGCCCGCCGCGACGACTGGGCCAAGGCGCTCCAGAGTGCCGTCTTGCGCGCCGGCTGGTGGATGCCCGGGCTCTGGGTTCTCTCGCGCGCGCTCGACCTCGAGCGCGAGCTGGCCAGCGACGAGCGCGCCGTCGGCGCCGGCGGCGCTCGCCGCTACGCGGCCTGCCTGCTGCGGCTGGCGACCGCGCGCGGCACCGATGCGGTCGCGCCCGGCCTGTGGGGCCGGCGCTCGCACGTCGCGATCCGAGTCGAACGGCTGCTCCGGCCGGTCACCGCCGGCGCGCCGGTCGTGCGCGCGGCCGCGCTCGGCGCGTTCACCGCACTCGCGCTCGCGGTGCTGGGCGCGGCAATCGTCGTCGTGCCGGGCACCGGCCCGCAACCGGTGATCGCCCACGTCCGGCCGGTCGCCGCGCACGTCTTCGTCATCGCGCACGCGGCCGTTCACCGCCCGCTTCACCAGGGCGCGCACGCCCGCCGCTTCGCACCGCCGCGCGTGATCTCGTTCGTCGAGCAGCCTGCCGCGGCCAAGGCCGCACTGCCGGCTGCAGCGGCAGCCACCGCGGCTCCGAGCGCCGCCGCGGCGCCGGCCCATCGCGTCTCCGATGCGACTCGCGCCGTCGTCGGTGCCGCCGTCCCGGCTGAAAGCCCGTCCAGGGCGAAGGCCAAGCAACCGGCGGTCGTCGCGTTCGTCGCGCCGGTTCAGGGCTCGGCCGCCGCGCCCGCGCGTCGGCTCCCGGAGAGCCGGCCGGCGGCGAGCCGAGCCGACGTCTCGCCGGAGCCGCTGACGTACGCCGTTGCCGCGCCGCCGCGCCGCTGCGCGACCTGCTTCGGGCCGTTGCGCTCACCGGACGCCGTCCCGCCGGCGGCGCCGGCCTTCACACCCCCGTCGGTGGCGACCGGAACCGGTAGCTCCGCCATCGCCGCCGGCGATCCCGGGCTCGGGATCGTCGACCTCAACCCGGGCTTGATCTGGTACCGGACGCCGGCGCGCGTCATCCAGCTGCCGTAGCCCGAACTGAGCCCTCCGGCGCTCGGTTCTTCTTGGGACCGCGCGCTATACTGAGAGAAAGCCGGCCCGGAACATCGGGCTGGATCTGTCTCTCGGGAATCGTGATGCGGATCAAGTACGAGGTCTCCGCCGGCGGGCTGGTGCTCCGGCGGAACGGAAACTCTTTGGAGGCGCTCCTCATCGGGCGCGGCGAGCCTCGCGTTTGGTCGCTGCCGAAGGGCCACGTCGAGCCGCGGGAGACGCACGAGCAGGCCGCGCTGCGCGAGGTTCGCGAGGAGACCGGCTGCTGGGCCGAGATCCTGTCCAAGCTGTCAGACATCTCGTACTGGTTCTACCTGAACCGCACCAAACACAAGAAGTCGGTCCACTTTTACCTGATGCGCTATCTCTCGGGCGACACCGCCAACCACGACCACGAGGTCGACGAGGCCCGCTGGTTCGAGATCAAGGCCGCCAAGAAAGCCCTGAAGTACGTCAACGAGAAGCGCCTGGTCGACTTGGGCCTGGAGTGGCTGGAGCAACAGGGCGGCAGCATCTTCGAGCCCGAGACCGTCACCGCAGCCCAGTCCGTGGGAGAAACCAGCGCATAGGGTCGACGGCATGGGCGGACCGGAGCGAAGCGAGGACCGCGAAGGGTTCGCGGGACGCGAACCCACGATGACTGAAACCGCTGCCTTGGACGAGCGCGCTTTGCGCGTCTCCGTCGACGTGTTCGACGGTCCCCTCGACCTGCTGCTCAACCTCGTCAAAGAGCGCCAGCTCGACATCGCAACGGTGCCGCTGGCGACCGTCGCGGACCAGTACCTGGCCTACATCCACGCGATGGAAGCGCTCGACGTCGAGCTCGCGGCCGACTACCTCGTCGTCGCCGCGACGCTCGTCTTCCTGAAGTCGAAGGCGCTGCTCCCGCCGATCCCGATCGAGCTCGCCGGCGAGGGCGAGGAGTCGGCCGAGGCGATCGAGGCGCGGCTGCGCGAGCGCCTGATCGCGTACTCGAAGTACCGCGACGTCGGCCAGGACCTGCGCGCGCGCGCCGCCGAGGCCTCGGCGTACTACCTGCGCCCGGACGGCGGCGACCCGACGGCCGAGCTGGTTCAGCGCTACCGGATCGACGCGGGGAAGCTGGCCGGCGCGCTCGCCGCGGCACTGCGCGCCGCCAAGCCCGAGAAGCGCACGATCGTGCGCGAGCGGGTCTCGCTGAACGAGCAGATGGACCTGGTCGCGCGGGCGGTCCGCCGCGCGGGCCGGGCCTCGTTCTTCGGGCTCTGCGCGGGGCTCGACCGGCTCGCGATCATCGTCACCTTCCTGGCCGTCCTGGAGCTGGTCCGGCGCGGGCGCGTTCGCGTCGCGCAGGCCGAGGCGTTCGAGGACATCGAGCTGCTCCCGCCGTTCGAGGAGAACCATGCAGCCTGAGCTGGTCGACACCGGCAAGCTGCAGCGCGACCTCGAAGCGCTGCTGTTCGTCGCCTCCGAAGCGCTCTCGATCAAGCAGCTCGCCAAGTTGACGGGGGCCGAAGAGTCCGCCGTCGCGCTGGCGGTCTCCAAGATCGAAGAGGAGTTCGCCCACCGCGGGATCGTGGTGCGGTTCGCCGGGGGCGGCTACCGCTTTGCCAGCGCCCCGGCGGCGCGCGAGGCCGTCGAGGCGTACTTGCTGCCGCCGAAGTCCAACCTCTCGCCGGCCGCGCTGGAGACGCTCGCGATCGTCGCCTACACGCAGCCCTGCACCAAAGGCGAGATCGAGGACGTGCGCGGCGTCAGCGCCGACTCGGTGATCGCCACCCTGCTCGACCGGCGCTTCATCGCCGAGTCCGGGCGCCGGGAGACCCCCGGGCGGCCGCTGCTCTACAAGACGACCCCCGAGTTCCTGGAGTCCTTCGGATTGAACTCGCTCGACGAGCTGCCGCAGATCGACGTCGAAGCAGGCGTCCCGCTGGAGCTCGCCTTCCCGGTCCCCACGGTGGCGAGCGCGGCGGCAACTTTCGAGCCTTCGGCGGCGGTCCAAGCCGGTGAATACGAAGAGTCCGAGACGGACGAACAGCACAATCCGCCGGTCGAGACGACCGTCGAACCAGAAACGGAGCCACAACCATCAGCGGTCTAGCCGCAACGAGTCTCGTCCCCGCCGACGTGTGGGCGACGATCGACCACAACTGCCAGCGCGTCGCGCTGACCCATGAACTGATCCAGCCGGGCGAGCAGTTCGCCCTCACCGCCGACCAAAAGAAAGCGGTCGAAACCATCACCGCCGCGCTCGACGACGGCACCTTCGAGTTTCTGCTCAAGGCGCCGACCGGCTCGGGCAAGACCGAAGTGATGCTGCGCGTCGCGGTCGACACGATCTTGGCGACCGGCGGCTACGTGGTGATCCTCGCGCCGACGCGCGACCTGATCCGCCAGCACGTCACCTACTTCACCGAACGCCTCCAAGGGACTGGGATCGGCGTCGGCCAGATTCACGGCGGCGCCGCGCCGGCCGAGCGCCGTGCCGTCGAAGCGGGGATCGAGAACGGCTCGATTCACGTGGTGGTCGGCTCGGCGATGATGCTGACGATCGACCGCCACTGGGAGATCATCGACAAGAGCGATCTGCTGGTGATCGACGACGTCAACGCGTTCGACGAGCGCGAGCACCTGCGGCTGCTCGAAGACCTCGACTGCCCGATGCTCTTCGCCTCGGCGACGCCCGACGAGCTGCGGCGCTTCCTGGAGCGGATCGGCGCGCTCGACAACGTCGTGTCGATGAAGAAGATGCCGTTCGACGTCCTGCCGACCAAAGTCCACAAGGTGGAAGGCGTGTGGGGCGAGCCGCCGGCCGAGCAGCTCTCGCGCGCCGACACGCTGATTCGCGAGCATCTCGCGCGCGGCTCCCGCATCTTCGTCATCGGCCGCACGCGCGGCGACGTGCCGCGCTTGGCGGAGCGTTTGGAGCAGACCTACGACATCGACGTCGAGCAGCTGCGCGGCGACATGGCGGACACCAGCGAGCAGAGCCGGCGCTACCGCCGCAAGGGCGTGAAGGTCAACGACGTCGGGACGCGGATCGCGATGATGAACAGCTTCCGCAGCAAGTCGCCGGCGGTGCTCGCCGCCACGAACCTGATCGGCAGCGGGATCGACATCCCGGCGGCGGACTTGATCGTCATCACCGACTCCGACGCGTTCGGCGAGTCGGAGATCGAGCAGCTGATCGGCCGCGTCGGGCGGCGCGAACGCCCTTCCGACGCCGTGCTGCTGACCGGGACGACGTTCGAGAAGAACCCCTCGCGCGCGATGGCCTCGCCGCGGGCGAAGAGCTTCATGCCGGCCGGGATGCGCGCCCGCCAGTTCAACTTCGGCCGCCGCCGTTAGCACGTGAAAATCGGTTCGCACATCCGCGTTGCGAACGGCTACGACGCGGCGCTCGCGTACGCGCAGCGCCTGGGCTGCACGACGATGCAGATCTTCGCGGGCAACCGAAGACCTACCGCGTCGGCGCGATCGACACGCCGGCGCTGCAGCGCTTCGCCGCGGCGCGCCAGGCGGCCGGCATCGCGCCGGCCGCGATCCACACCTCGTATCTGATCAACCTCGCCAGCGACGACAAGAAGATCGTCGCCAGCTCGCTGAAGCTGCTGAAGAACGACTTGAAGGTCGCCGCGGCCGGCGAGCTCGCGTACGTCAACACGCATTTGGGCTCGTACGGCACGCGCGACCGCAAGGACGGTTTCGCCACGGTGGTCGCCGCGCTCGAGGCGGCGCTGGACGGGATCGATCCCGGCGTTCACTTGGTGATGGAGAACAGCGCCGGGGCGGGCCAGCTCTGCGGCGGGACGATCGAGGAGCTGGGCGGGTTCGTGCGCGCCGTCGGGCACCCCAACCTGCGCGTCTGCCTGGACACGGCTCACACTTGGGCGGCCGGCTACGCGATCGACACCAAGGACGGCGTCGAGCGGTTCTTCGAGCTCGTCGAACGCGAATTGGGGCTGGACCGCGTGGTGATGTTCCACTTCAACGACACGCAGATCGAGCTGGGCGGCCACCGCGACCGGCACTGGCACATCGGGGAAGGCCGGATCGGGATCGAGGGTTTCCGGGCGATCGTCGCGCATCCGGGAGTCCAAGGAAAGATCGCGATCCTCGAGACGCCGGGTGAGGAAGAGGACGACGCGCGGAACATCGGTACGCTTCGAACCGTGCTGGAGGGATCGTTGGCATGAGTGAACAGCCCGAACGCCGCCACGCCAAGCGGGTCGCGATCCGGCTGCCGGTCGTCTACCGCGGTCCCGACGGCGCGCCGAAGCACGGCACGACCGAAAACGTCTCGCGGCGCGGGATGCTGCTGGTCGCGCAGGAGCAGTCGCCGGAGGGGACGCGGCTGCGGGTCGCGATCACCGGGCTCGACGGCCGCGAGCGCGAGATCGGCGTCGAGGTCGTGCGCTCGACCCCTGACGGGCGCGTCGCCGTCTCGGTCGCCGACAGCGACGCCGCGGAGATCGACGCGATCGTCGAGGCCGAGGAGTCTTCCTCCGAAGGCTGATCGCGCGGCGCTGCGATGATCGTTCATTTTGACCTTGACGCCTTTTATGCGTCGGTCGCGCAGCGCGACGATCCTTCGCTGCGCGGCGTGCCGCTCGCGGTCTCCGGCAGCTCGCGGCGAGCGGTGGTGCTGACCGCGTCGTACGAAGCGCGGCCGTTCGGCGTGCGTTCCGCGATGCCGCTGTACCGCGCGCTGGAGCTGTGCCCGCAGCTTACCGTCGTGCCGCCGAACTTCGCCGCCTACCGGGAAACGTCGGAACGCGTCTTCGCGATCTTCGAGGACGGCGCGCGCGCGGTCGAAGGACTCTCGCTCGACGAAGCGTTCTGCGACGTGCCCGGCGACGATCTGGAGGCGGCGGTCGCCTTCGCGCAGCGCGTTCGCGCGCGCGTGCGCGACGAAGTCGGATTGACGGTGAGCGCCGGGGTCGCGACGGGAAAGATGGTCGCGAAAATTGCGAGCGATGCGAACAAGCCGGACGGGTTGACGATCGTGCCGCCCGGCACGGAAGCGGAGTACCTCGCGCCATTGCCGGTCGGACGGTTGTGGGGCATCGGGCCGAAGACGCAGCCGCGGCTCGAAGCGGCGGGGATCCGCACGATCGGCCAGGTCGCCGCGCTCGACGACGCGCGCTTGTACGAGCTGTTCGGGCGCGGCGGGCTGTTCTACCGCGACCTTGCGCGCGGGATCGACGAGCGCGAGGTCGATTCATCGCGCGAGCGCAAGTCGATCTCCACCGAAGAGACGTTCGAGTACGACGAGCGCGACGAGTCGCGCATCCTCGCGCTGCTGCGCGCGCAGGCCGACGAGCTCGCCCGCGATCTGCAGGTGAGGCAGCTGCGCGCCTCGACCGTCGGCGTGAAGATCAAGCGCGCGGACCACACCGTCACCGGCCGCCAAACCTCGCTCGTCGTCGCGACCAACGACGCCGACGCGATCCACGACGCCGCGGTGTGGTGCTGGCAGCGCGCCGGCATGTACGACGTGCCGATCCGCCTCCTCGGCACCCGCGTCGCCTCGCTGACCGACGAAGAAGCCCGCGAGCTGCGGCTGTTCTGAGCGGGATCGCGGCGAGGGGCCCAGGTTCGTACCAGCATTCGAGGCGAACCTACGGCTGAGCTATGAGGCGCGTGAACGCCATTCGGCGGGTCGTGGCGGTTCTGACGGCGGGCGGGTTGCTGTGCGCCGCCCCCGCCGCTGCGGAGCGGCAGGGTTATCTCGTGACGATCGCCGGACGCGTCGTGTCGGTCGACCGCGCGCACGGAACGATCGTGCTGCGACACGGGATGCTCGAGACGACGTCACCGGGTGTCGAGACGTGTCTGGTGCCGCCGCGCTTGCTGAAGTACTTTCGCGCCGGGATGGAGCTGACGGCGCGGGCGGACACGAGCCGGCGGCCGTGGCGGCTGACCGAGGTGCAACATTTTCACGTGCGGCGCGAGCCGCCGGCGCACGATCCTCGTCTGGCATTCCTTTTCGGTGAGGTGGCCGATGAACGAGCGAAATAGCGCCGCGCCGCCGCAGCGTTCGCGGCGCGGGCTGCTGACGTACGGGCTCGCTTCGCTGTTGGTCGCGGTCGGCATTTTCATGGGAGTCGTGGCCGACCGGATGGTGCAGCGCCACGAGACGCTGCCCGAGGCGATCGTGCAGCAGATCGTGCGCGTTCCGACGGCGCAGGAGGCGTTTCACAAGGACCGCGTCTACCTGCTGCTGCTCGGCATCGACTACGACTACGACGTTCACGACCAGCCGTTTTCCTCGCACGCGCGCAGCGACACCATCATGGCCGCCGGGCTCGACTTCGCGGCGAAGCAGGCGCGTTTGGTATCGGTCCTGCGCGACACCGACGCGACGGTCAACGGCCGCGAGACGAAGATCAACGCCGCGTACTCGGAAGGCGGCGTGAAGCTTGCCGACGCGGTGATCGGCAACTTTCTCGGGCTGCCGGCCGACGCGCGCGGCCGGCACTTCGACCGCTACGTCGTCGTGCGCGTGAACGCGATGAAGGACTTGGTCGACGCGATCGGCGGCATCGACGTCCCGGTCACCGAAACGCTGAACTACGACGACAACTGGGGCCATTTGCACATTCATTTCAAGCCCGGGCTCGTCCACATGAACGGCGAGCAGGCGCAAGGGTACGTTCGTTTCCGGCACGACGAGTGCAGCGACCCGTGCCGCACCAAGCGCCAGCAGCAAGTCGTTCGCATCCTCCTCGACAAGCTCAAGCGCGACCGCGTGAACGACTTGATTCACGGCGGCGCACTGGTGGACGTGTTCCGGCGCGACGTCGACACGAACTTGAGCCCGGACGAGATCAAGGCGCTGGCCTGGACGTTCAAGGACACGCCGACCGCCTCGCTGCTGCACGCCGACACGATCGGGTACGTCGGCACGAAACAGACGCTGGACGGGGAGACGGTCGTCCCGGACGAGCAGCAGCGCGCGACGCTCGTCGCCGGCTTGCTGGGCCCGTACACCGCGGCGAAGGCGCTGCCGAGCGGCGTCGCCGCCGTCAATCCTTCGGCGGTTCACGTCGTGGTCGAGAACGGGAGCGGCGTGCGCGGAGCCGCGACGCAGGTGGCGGAGATGCTGCGCAGCCGCGGCTACGTCATCGATGCGGTCGGCGACGCCGACTCGTACGGCTACGACACGACGCAGATCGAAGACGCCTCGGCCTCCTCGGAGCGGGGTGCGCGGCTGCGCGCCGACCTCGGCTTCGCCGCGGCGGTCCTTACGACGCCCAAGCGGAGCGCGAAGGACAACGACGCGGTCCGTATCGTCGTCGGCCGCGACTACGCAAGCAAGACGCCGTAAAGGCGAAGACGGCGTAATCGCGCGGCGTGACGCGGCGCGTTAGACGTGATCCGAGCTCCAACACGGGTCGGCGGTTTCCCGCTGCACGCTCGCTCGGGCTCGAAACGCTGCGCGAAAGGGCGCGCTGAGCGGGAGGACCATGGCGATCGCGGTCGTGCGCGCGCGGACGGCGCCGCGCGGCAGCGCGTCGCGCGCGACCGCCGGCGGGAGCCAGCCGCGGACCGTGCGCAAGTCGCCGGCGGCGGCGCGCAACAGCGGTTGGATCGTGGCGGCGTCCTCGTCGCGCGCGTACGCGAGCTCGTCGAGCACGAACGCGTCGGAGGACGGGACGCGCCGTCCGCTCACGTACGCGGCGAGCCCCCGAGCGCGCCGCGCGCCGAGCTGCACCAGCTGGCCGGCGTGCTCGCGCGAGGCAACGCGCAGCCGCTGCCACTCCCAGTCCAGCGGCGTGCGTTCGAACCGAAACGGCCGGCGCGCGTCGAGCGCTGCGAACACGCGCCGCATCGCGGTGCCCTCACCGGCGCCGAGCGCCACGATGTCGACTCGCTCGGACGAAAGCCTGTCCGCGCGCAACGAGATCGTGCGCGAGGGCAGCGCGACGAAGCCGAGCTTCTCGTAAAATACCGGATGGACGTCGCTGAACAAGTAGACGAGATCCGTACCGCCGGCGCGCTCGGCGTCGAGAAACGCTGCGATCAGCGCGGTCGCGCAGCCGCGCCCGCGTAGCTTCTCGGGCGTGAACACCGCGCCGATGCCGGCTGCGGCGTACGTCCGTTCGCCGCAGCGCAGCACGCGCTCGTAGCGCTTGCACGCCGCGACCAGCGTGCCGTCGACGCGCAGCCCCAACGTGCGAAACCGCCGCTTGCCCCACGCCGAGGATGCCGTCGCGCGAAACTCGGCGGCGTACTCGTCGAACGTACGCGCACCGGCCCACAGCGCTGCGGTCTGAGGCAGCACCGTGCGGACGTACTCGTCGGCAGAGATGACGTCGAGCTGGAGACTGCCGCGGGTCACGCCTCACCGTCCGACGATGAGCGCGGGCAGCCCTTCGCGCCTGCCGAGATCGGCTACACGAACGCCAGCGTGGGGTAGGTTCCGTTCAGTACGTCGGTCGGGTTGCGCCCGAGCCACTTCTCGATCACCGTCGCGTAGACGGCGCGGAAATCGGTCGAGAACTTCAGGTCGCCGTGGTCGAGGTCGGTCAGCGAGGGATGCTCGCCGTAGATGCCGCCCTTCACGCCGCCGCCGACGATGAACAGCGGCATCGCGGTGCCGTGATCGGTGCCGTTCGAGGCGTTCTGCGCGACGCGCCGGCCGAACTCGCTGAACGTCATCGTCAGCACCTTCTTGTCGAGCCCGTGCGCGGCGAGGTCTTGGTAGAACGAGACCAGGCCGTCACCGAGATAGCCGAGCAGCCGGTCTTGCTGCGCGCGCTGGCCGGCGTGGGTGTCGAACGAGCCGAGCGAGACGAATACGATCTTCGAGCCGGCGGTCGAGCCGATCAGCTTCGCCGCCAGCGCGAGCTGCTGCGCGAAGCCGTTGTTCGCGTACGTTGCTTTGTTGGTGAACTCGGCGGTCTGCTTGCGCAGCGTGTCGCCGCCGTGGTACGC
This window harbors:
- a CDS encoding DEAD/DEAH box helicase, coding for MWATIDHNCQRVALTHELIQPGEQFALTADQKKAVETITAALDDGTFEFLLKAPTGSGKTEVMLRVAVDTILATGGYVVILAPTRDLIRQHVTYFTERLQGTGIGVGQIHGGAAPAERRAVEAGIENGSIHVVVGSAMMLTIDRHWEIIDKSDLLVIDDVNAFDEREHLRLLEDLDCPMLFASATPDELRRFLERIGALDNVVSMKKMPFDVLPTKVHKVEGVWGEPPAEQLSRADTLIREHLARGSRIFVIGRTRGDVPRLAERLEQTYDIDVEQLRGDMADTSEQSRRYRRKGVKVNDVGTRIAMMNSFRSKSPAVLAATNLIGSGIDIPAADLIVITDSDAFGESEIEQLIGRVGRRERPSDAVLLTGTTFEKNPSRAMASPRAKSFMPAGMRARQFNFGRRR
- a CDS encoding deoxyribonuclease IV, whose amino-acid sequence is MKVAAAGELAYVNTHLGSYGTRDRKDGFATVVAALEAALDGIDPGVHLVMENSAGAGQLCGGTIEELGGFVRAVGHPNLRVCLDTAHTWAAGYAIDTKDGVERFFELVERELGLDRVVMFHFNDTQIELGGHRDRHWHIGEGRIGIEGFRAIVAHPGVQGKIAILETPGEEEDDARNIGTLRTVLEGSLA
- a CDS encoding PilZ domain-containing protein → MSEQPERRHAKRVAIRLPVVYRGPDGAPKHGTTENVSRRGMLLVAQEQSPEGTRLRVAITGLDGREREIGVEVVRSTPDGRVAVSVADSDAAEIDAIVEAEESSSEG
- the dinB gene encoding DNA polymerase IV, which produces MIVHFDLDAFYASVAQRDDPSLRGVPLAVSGSSRRAVVLTASYEARPFGVRSAMPLYRALELCPQLTVVPPNFAAYRETSERVFAIFEDGARAVEGLSLDEAFCDVPGDDLEAAVAFAQRVRARVRDEVGLTVSAGVATGKMVAKIASDANKPDGLTIVPPGTEAEYLAPLPVGRLWGIGPKTQPRLEAAGIRTIGQVAALDDARLYELFGRGGLFYRDLARGIDEREVDSSRERKSISTEETFEYDERDESRILALLRAQADELARDLQVRQLRASTVGVKIKRADHTVTGRQTSLVVATNDADAIHDAAVWCWQRAGMYDVPIRLLGTRVASLTDEEARELRLF
- a CDS encoding LCP family protein gives rise to the protein MNERNSAAPPQRSRRGLLTYGLASLLVAVGIFMGVVADRMVQRHETLPEAIVQQIVRVPTAQEAFHKDRVYLLLLGIDYDYDVHDQPFSSHARSDTIMAAGLDFAAKQARLVSVLRDTDATVNGRETKINAAYSEGGVKLADAVIGNFLGLPADARGRHFDRYVVVRVNAMKDLVDAIGGIDVPVTETLNYDDNWGHLHIHFKPGLVHMNGEQAQGYVRFRHDECSDPCRTKRQQQVVRILLDKLKRDRVNDLIHGGALVDVFRRDVDTNLSPDEIKALAWTFKDTPTASLLHADTIGYVGTKQTLDGETVVPDEQQRATLVAGLLGPYTAAKALPSGVAAVNPSAVHVVVENGSGVRGAATQVAEMLRSRGYVIDAVGDADSYGYDTTQIEDASASSERGARLRADLGFAAAVLTTPKRSAKDNDAVRIVVGRDYASKTP
- a CDS encoding GNAT family N-acetyltransferase; the encoded protein is MTRGSLQLDVISADEYVRTVLPQTAALWAGARTFDEYAAEFRATASSAWGKRRFRTLGLRVDGTLVAACKRYERVLRCGERTYAAAGIGAVFTPEKLRGRGCATALIAAFLDAERAGGTDLVYLFSDVHPVFYEKLGFVALPSRTISLRADRLSSERVDIVALGAGEGTAMRRVFAALDARRPFRFERTPLDWEWQRLRVASREHAGQLVQLGARRARGLAAYVSGRRVPSSDAFVLDELAYARDEDAATIQPLLRAAAGDLRTVRGWLPPAVARDALPRGAVRARTTAIAMVLPLSAPFRAAFRARASVQRETADPCWSSDHV